In Indicator indicator isolate 239-I01 chromosome 28, UM_Iind_1.1, whole genome shotgun sequence, one DNA window encodes the following:
- the IER5L gene encoding immediate early response gene 5-like protein, with translation MLRGRRRMESSLDAQSLISISLRKIHSSRTQRGGIKLHKNLLVSYVLRNARQLYLSERYAELCRRQQHYPDGAPLLAMPACVPPAAAPPELAGLPLPADTQDREARSCPVVRGGAELLEVPVCAAPPELQRAPCRDSSPGFYRATGSAGPGGGGGGGAPPGLLYAAGCDFGSGGAPHCSSRTTVLDLDTHVVTTVENGYLHQDCCSQCPCCCQPAPGLASPPPTPGTKRKYYPGQEEEEEEGVEEGEPGGGGVAGGPPFVPCTKRARFEEYSAEHPQDSNNISNLISIFGSGFTGLVSRQQADSEQPLNGQLCGKQALASLGAWTRAIVAF, from the coding sequence atgctgaggggccggaggaggatggagagcagcctcGATGCGCAGAGTTTGATCAGTATTTCCCTGCGGAAGATCCACAGCTCCCGCACGCAGCGAGGCGGCATCAAGCTCCACAAGAACCTGCTGGTCTCCTATGTGCTCCGCAACGCCCGGCAGCTCTACCTGAGCGAGCGCTACGCCGAGCTCTGCCGCCGCCAGCAGCATTACCCCGACGGAGCCCCGCTGCTCGCCATGCCCGCCTGCgtgccgcccgccgccgccccgccggAGCTGGCGGGGCTCCCGCTGCCCGCCGACACGCAGGACCGCGAAGCGCGGAGCTGCCCGGTGGTGCGGGGCGGTgcggagctgctggaggtgccgGTGTGCGCGGCACCCCCCGAGCTGCAGCGAGCGCCTTGCAGAGACTCGTCCCCGGGCTTCTACCGGGCCACCGGCAGCGCCGGTCCCGGTGGTGGTGGCGGCGGAGGCGCGCCCCCGGGGCTGCTTTACGCCGCCGGCTGTGACTTCGGGAGCGGCGGGGCCCCGCACTGTAGCAGCCGTACCACGGTGCTGGATTTGGACACTCACGTCGTGACCACGGTGGAGAACGGGTACTTGCACCAGGACTGCTGCTCGcagtgcccctgctgctgccagccggCACCGGGGCTCGCCTCCCCGCCGCCCACACCGGGCACCAAGCGCAAGTATTACCCGGggcaagaggaggaagaagaggagggggtGGAGGAAGGGGAGCCGGGGGGAGGCGGGGTGGCGGGCGGCCCCCCCTTCGTCCCGTGCACCAAACGCGCCCGGTTCGAGGAGTACAGCGCCGAGCACCCCCAGGACTCTAACAACATCTCCAACTTGATCTCCATCTTCGGCTCCGGTTTCACGGGGCTGGTGAGCCGGCAGCAGGCGGACTCGGAGCAGCCCCTGAACGGGCAGCTGTGCGGCAAGCAGGCGCTGGCGAGCCTGGGAGCCTGGACTCGGGCCATCGTCGCCTTCTAG